From the Candidatus Peribacteria bacterium genome, one window contains:
- a CDS encoding TraC family protein: MPDKEPKSTVRTRKNTSKLSTQRSLPVGEVRNNTIILKNGGMRAVLAVEALNFNLKSETEQQGIIAGYGAFVNTLTFPLQIVIRSTRTNIDEYLAVVKGIGEKQENELLRNQTLSYVLFMQKLIEMADIMQKRFYVIVPIDHTDRKKTMFEQFFDWLHPDDSAAKASIRSHEFTTAAAKLNERVDLISSGLSNIGLHVKRLETRDLIEMLYQTYNPKTSQNQKIPKSMEDLGLEATAL; encoded by the coding sequence ATGCCAGACAAAGAACCTAAAAGCACCGTGCGCACACGCAAGAACACCAGCAAGCTCTCCACGCAGCGCTCGCTCCCGGTCGGCGAAGTCCGCAACAATACAATCATCCTGAAAAACGGCGGCATGCGTGCCGTTCTTGCGGTCGAAGCGCTGAACTTTAATCTCAAAAGCGAAACGGAGCAGCAGGGAATCATCGCCGGATACGGCGCGTTTGTGAACACGCTCACCTTCCCGCTGCAGATTGTCATCCGCTCCACCCGCACGAATATCGATGAATACCTGGCAGTGGTAAAAGGTATCGGTGAAAAGCAGGAGAACGAACTCCTCCGCAACCAGACACTTTCCTATGTGCTCTTCATGCAGAAACTGATCGAGATGGCCGACATCATGCAGAAGCGCTTTTATGTCATTGTGCCCATTGACCACACCGACCGTAAGAAAACGATGTTTGAGCAGTTCTTTGACTGGCTCCATCCGGATGACAGTGCCGCGAAAGCGAGCATCCGCAGCCACGAATTCACAACCGCTGCAGCCAAGCTCAACGAGCGCGTGGACCTGATTTCCTCCGGCCTCAGCAACATCGGGCTTCACGTAAAGCGCCTGGAAACCCGCGATCTCATTGAAATGCTCTATCAGACCTACAACCCGAAAACGAGCCAGAACCAGAAGATTCCGAAGAGTATGGAAGATTTGGGGCTGGAAGCCACCGCGCTCTGA
- a CDS encoding PrgI family protein, translating into MPIEPIKIPQNVYIEDRIVGPLTLKQVIICALGGGFSYAMFVSISQAYGAIAIPLQILIWFPAALSVIFAFVRINDLSMMRLCLLLLERMNKPSTRTWAPRRGIIINVRTFHTVAEDKTARRPVVAEKKVQRLDELSDLLDLHTGNAPVPPPVPAPVSDDELFSGGEPLDTDEELMSGDNPNVIRRPVDTTRISVSPAVNGQSVDGVAPVTGSVSIFRDISPA; encoded by the coding sequence ATGCCGATTGAACCCATCAAAATCCCGCAGAACGTCTACATTGAGGACCGCATTGTCGGCCCTCTGACCCTCAAGCAGGTGATCATCTGCGCGCTGGGTGGTGGTTTCAGCTACGCGATGTTCGTCTCCATCAGTCAGGCATACGGCGCTATCGCAATCCCCCTCCAGATTCTCATCTGGTTCCCGGCCGCTCTCTCTGTCATCTTTGCATTCGTGCGCATCAATGACCTCAGCATGATGCGCCTGTGCCTTCTTCTTCTGGAGCGCATGAACAAACCGAGCACCAGAACATGGGCACCGCGCCGCGGTATTATCATCAACGTCCGTACATTCCACACGGTGGCCGAGGACAAAACGGCACGCCGTCCTGTTGTTGCAGAAAAGAAAGTACAGAGACTCGATGAACTGAGCGACCTGCTGGACCTGCATACAGGAAACGCACCGGTCCCGCCGCCTGTTCCTGCTCCCGTCAGTGATGATGAACTGTTCTCCGGTGGCGAACCGCTTGATACTGATGAGGAACTGATGAGTGGCGACAACCCGAATGTGATCCGGCGTCCTGTCGATACAACGCGCATTTCTGTCAGCCCCGCTGTGAACGGCCAGAGTGTGGACGGTGTTGCCCCCGTCACCGGTTCCGTCTCGATTTTCCGTGATATCTCCCCCGCCTGA
- the yidD gene encoding membrane protein insertion efficiency factor YidD, producing MRNLLQHVRRLEASSILIALITAYQKTLSPDHGPLRHLYTYGYCRHSPTCSEYAKIQLKERGAVMGSFLAIKRVLSCNPFTPISEEKWREMAKRQTSSL from the coding sequence ATGCGCAATCTCCTGCAACACGTCCGGCGTCTGGAAGCAAGCTCGATCCTTATCGCGCTCATCACCGCGTATCAGAAAACTCTCTCTCCGGACCACGGGCCGCTCCGGCATCTGTACACGTACGGCTACTGCCGGCATTCCCCCACCTGTTCGGAGTACGCGAAAATTCAACTCAAGGAACGAGGGGCAGTTATGGGATCTTTCCTGGCGATCAAGCGGGTTCTGAGCTGTAACCCGTTTACGCCTATTTCTGAGGAAAAATGGCGGGAAATGGCAAAGCGCCAAACCTCTTCCCTTTAG
- a CDS encoding AI-2E family transporter: MASKKKAADNFTSFRILGKRAQDLFLKAKELKKRDTAGAELMDVDEQTGEPDLTVRFSLLNIVQVTLIILAIGVGAWMLVIMRDKLILMLLAFFVAAIIDPGVRMMERMGFPRGIGVLIHYFLALCIFLFLVLSFIPIIATQLQQIAILINDSVNAFLTNPQISLPLVGPDVNQQLTEFVRVTLENLSINRFTDALQTVSTNMTSIAQGSFAFATKVAGSVLDFFVNMVIVLVLAFFIQLEREHLRSWYRSFFPPRYRAYMDTKTEAMQQKIGQWARGQMLLGLSIGLLVFVALTILRMPYAATLSILAGFTEFIPYVGPFIAAIPSVLIALTEGGFVWALIIAGVYYVIQWCENNLLVPLIMKRAVGLSPIAIIFAMLTALSFPTIIHPILGLLLAVPVTTIITIFLDDFRRTPPTHKQ, encoded by the coding sequence ATGGCTTCCAAGAAAAAGGCAGCAGACAACTTCACCTCCTTCCGCATCCTCGGAAAGCGGGCACAGGATTTATTCCTCAAAGCAAAGGAGCTGAAAAAACGTGACACGGCGGGCGCGGAGCTGATGGATGTCGACGAACAGACCGGTGAACCCGATCTGACAGTTCGTTTCTCCCTGCTGAACATTGTGCAGGTGACGCTCATTATTCTCGCCATTGGCGTCGGCGCATGGATGCTTGTCATCATGCGCGACAAACTGATTCTCATGCTGCTTGCGTTCTTTGTGGCGGCGATTATTGATCCGGGTGTGCGGATGATGGAACGGATGGGATTTCCGCGCGGTATCGGCGTGCTGATCCACTATTTTTTGGCACTCTGTATCTTCCTGTTCCTGGTCCTCTCCTTCATTCCGATCATCGCGACCCAGCTGCAGCAGATTGCAATTCTTATTAATGACAGCGTGAACGCCTTCCTCACAAACCCGCAGATTTCTCTGCCGCTTGTGGGACCGGATGTCAATCAGCAGCTCACAGAGTTTGTCCGTGTGACACTCGAAAACCTCTCCATCAACCGCTTTACGGATGCATTGCAGACGGTGAGTACAAACATGACCTCTATTGCGCAGGGCTCCTTTGCATTTGCAACAAAAGTAGCGGGCAGCGTGCTCGATTTCTTTGTGAATATGGTCATTGTGCTGGTGCTCGCATTCTTCATTCAGCTCGAGCGTGAACATCTGCGCTCCTGGTACAGAAGCTTCTTCCCGCCGCGTTACCGCGCATACATGGATACGAAGACAGAAGCGATGCAGCAGAAGATCGGACAGTGGGCACGCGGACAGATGCTGCTTGGCCTCAGCATCGGCCTGCTCGTGTTTGTGGCTCTTACGATTCTGCGCATGCCGTATGCGGCGACACTGTCGATCCTTGCAGGATTCACGGAATTCATTCCGTATGTCGGCCCCTTCATTGCAGCGATCCCGTCCGTACTGATTGCACTGACAGAAGGCGGGTTTGTCTGGGCACTGATTATTGCCGGCGTGTACTACGTCATTCAGTGGTGTGAAAATAATCTCCTCGTACCCCTCATCATGAAGCGTGCGGTCGGCCTCTCGCCGATTGCCATCATCTTTGCGATGCTCACTGCCCTCAGCTTCCCGACCATCATCCACCCGATCCTCGGCCTTCTGCTGGCAGTTCCCGTCACCACTATTATTACCATCTTCCTGGATGACTTCCGCCGCACTCCTCCAACGCACAAGCAGTGA
- a CDS encoding ATP-dependent Clp protease ATP-binding subunit translates to MHPFDRFTPNAKLALQIAEQEAKTMQNTYIGTEHLLLGLLSIPKSLAFSIFTGAGVTLENVRILLKASKTPSIEGKHVKHGLSTFLHTVIEQSVVTAHKFRHTNVGTEHLLYALVSTGKNAGTILLENMQVDPEELKSHIEEMFGQISQFRQQNKNVEQSLESFFHGLQGAIAGSQPTGAEPEGLKRRRGDGNSKTPALDYFTDDLVGKARENKIDPIIGRDNEIERVIHILNRKTKNNPVLIGEPGVGKTAIVEGLAQRIATGKVPDSLKNKRVLVLNLGSLVAGTKYRGEFEQRFEDIIKEAVQSDKQIILFIDEIHTVVGAGSAEGSLDAANILKPALSRATIQVIGATTLDEYRTVEKDRALERRFQPVQVDEPTLKDTVEILKGLKQSFEQFHHLSIGDDAIEAAVQLSNRYLTERFLPDKAIDVIDEASAGKSLQHARISPELQAVEDKLETLGLKQQEAVKEQKYHQALKLKQEQQELKEQRERMLAAADGDKRTPVAITPDDIAAVVARMTGVPVMKMMKPEVKRLATLEQILRAHVIGQDDAIRKVSRAIRRSRVGIGDSRRPIGSFLFLGPTGVGKTELVRTLAREVFHRDDALIKIDMSEFMERHNVSRLIGATAGYVGYEEGGQLTEAVRRKPYSVVLFDEVEKAHPEFFNLLLQILEDGTLTDGQGKVVDFRNTIIVMTSNIGAAKLTKQAAKIGFKLEDEAQSEESEYEAKRQEVIAELKDNMRPEFLNRIDHIIVFNALNQVHIRKIVKTHLEELEKRLKEQGYGLEIEQKAINVLATKGFDPEYGARPVRRVIQELVEDEIAEDILKGVFHKGDIIKVIRKSDEKLELMHGKAKKGSSVKEELEMAIV, encoded by the coding sequence ATGCACCCCTTCGACCGCTTCACCCCGAACGCAAAGCTCGCACTGCAGATTGCAGAGCAGGAAGCAAAGACGATGCAGAATACCTACATCGGGACGGAGCACCTGTTACTGGGCTTACTCAGCATTCCAAAATCACTCGCCTTCTCTATTTTTACCGGAGCCGGCGTCACACTGGAGAATGTCCGCATTCTTCTGAAGGCCTCGAAAACGCCGAGCATTGAGGGCAAGCACGTGAAGCACGGGCTCTCCACATTTTTGCACACGGTGATTGAGCAGTCTGTGGTGACCGCACACAAATTCCGCCACACGAACGTGGGCACAGAACATTTGCTTTACGCCCTTGTCTCCACCGGAAAAAACGCCGGTACGATTCTGCTGGAAAACATGCAGGTCGATCCGGAAGAACTGAAGTCGCACATTGAAGAAATGTTCGGTCAGATTTCCCAGTTCCGCCAGCAGAATAAGAATGTCGAACAGTCACTGGAATCATTCTTCCACGGACTGCAGGGTGCCATTGCCGGCAGTCAGCCGACCGGTGCAGAACCGGAGGGCCTGAAGCGCCGCCGTGGTGACGGAAACAGCAAGACTCCTGCACTTGATTACTTTACAGATGACCTCGTTGGAAAGGCGCGCGAGAATAAGATCGACCCGATTATCGGACGCGACAATGAGATTGAACGCGTGATCCATATCCTCAACCGCAAGACAAAAAATAACCCTGTGCTGATTGGTGAACCGGGTGTCGGAAAGACCGCGATTGTCGAAGGTCTCGCACAGAGAATTGCAACCGGCAAGGTTCCCGACTCTCTCAAAAACAAGCGCGTGCTCGTGCTGAATCTGGGATCACTCGTAGCGGGTACCAAGTACCGCGGTGAATTTGAGCAGCGGTTTGAAGACATTATCAAAGAGGCAGTCCAGAGCGACAAACAGATCATCCTTTTCATTGATGAAATCCACACGGTGGTCGGCGCTGGAAGTGCAGAAGGATCGCTCGATGCTGCAAATATTCTCAAGCCCGCCCTCAGCCGCGCCACCATTCAGGTGATTGGCGCAACCACTCTCGACGAGTATCGCACAGTGGAAAAAGACCGCGCCCTCGAGCGCAGATTCCAGCCGGTGCAGGTCGATGAGCCGACACTCAAAGACACCGTGGAAATCCTCAAGGGGCTCAAGCAGTCTTTCGAACAATTCCATCACCTCTCGATTGGTGACGATGCCATTGAAGCTGCTGTACAACTCAGCAACCGCTACCTGACAGAACGTTTCCTGCCGGACAAAGCGATTGACGTGATTGATGAAGCATCCGCCGGAAAGAGCCTCCAGCACGCACGGATTTCCCCAGAACTCCAGGCTGTAGAAGATAAGCTGGAAACACTCGGACTGAAGCAGCAGGAAGCCGTAAAGGAGCAGAAGTACCATCAGGCACTCAAGCTCAAGCAGGAACAGCAGGAACTCAAAGAACAGCGCGAACGCATGCTTGCCGCTGCAGACGGTGACAAGCGCACGCCGGTCGCCATCACGCCTGATGATATCGCGGCTGTGGTTGCCCGCATGACGGGTGTTCCAGTTATGAAAATGATGAAGCCGGAAGTGAAGCGTCTCGCAACCCTCGAACAGATTCTCCGCGCCCATGTGATTGGTCAGGACGATGCGATCCGCAAAGTCTCCCGGGCCATCCGACGGTCCAGAGTCGGTATCGGCGACAGCCGCCGCCCGATCGGCTCCTTCCTCTTCCTGGGACCCACAGGAGTCGGAAAGACAGAGCTTGTCCGCACACTGGCACGCGAAGTCTTCCACCGCGACGACGCGCTGATCAAAATCGACATGTCCGAGTTCATGGAGCGCCACAACGTCTCACGTCTCATTGGCGCCACAGCAGGCTACGTGGGGTACGAAGAAGGAGGTCAGCTGACCGAAGCTGTCCGCCGCAAGCCATACTCCGTTGTGCTCTTCGATGAAGTGGAGAAAGCTCACCCGGAATTCTTCAATCTCCTCCTCCAGATTCTGGAGGACGGCACCCTCACCGACGGTCAGGGAAAGGTGGTCGACTTCAGAAACACGATCATCGTGATGACGTCGAACATCGGTGCTGCAAAGCTGACGAAGCAGGCTGCGAAGATCGGCTTCAAGCTGGAAGATGAAGCACAGAGTGAAGAGAGTGAATATGAAGCAAAGCGCCAGGAAGTGATTGCAGAACTCAAAGACAACATGCGTCCGGAGTTCCTCAACCGCATCGATCATATTATTGTCTTCAACGCACTCAATCAGGTGCATATCCGCAAGATTGTGAAGACACATCTGGAAGAACTTGAGAAGCGCCTGAAGGAGCAGGGCTACGGACTGGAGATTGAACAGAAGGCTATCAATGTATTGGCGACCAAGGGCTTCGATCCGGAATACGGCGCCCGTCCGGTCCGCCGCGTCATCCAGGAACTCGTGGAAGATGAAATTGCGGAAGATATTCTGAAAGGTGTGTTCCACAAAGGAGATATCATCAAAGTTATCCGCAAATCTGATGAAAAACTGGAATTAATGCACGGAAAGGCCAAAAAGGGCAGTTCTGTGAAGGAAGAACTGGAAATGGCGATCGTCTAA
- a CDS encoding histidine triad nucleotide-binding protein, protein MAEPTIFHRIIAREIPADIVYEDDDVIAFKDIHPKAPTHLLFVPKLFVASVADIDESTKDLPGLLILKAQEFAKAKGIDGYKLTYHVGKGGGQEVFYLHLHFLSQQSLSE, encoded by the coding sequence ATGGCCGAACCCACAATCTTCCATAGAATAATCGCCCGTGAGATCCCTGCGGATATCGTGTACGAAGACGATGATGTGATCGCCTTCAAAGATATTCACCCGAAAGCGCCCACACATCTTCTGTTTGTGCCGAAGCTCTTTGTGGCGTCTGTTGCGGATATTGATGAATCGACGAAAGATCTGCCCGGATTACTTATTCTGAAGGCCCAGGAATTTGCCAAAGCGAAAGGAATCGACGGCTACAAACTGACGTATCACGTCGGGAAGGGCGGGGGACAGGAAGTGTTCTATTTGCACCTGCACTTTCTGAGCCAGCAGTCGCTTTCAGAGTGA
- a CDS encoding nuclear transport factor 2 family protein: MSNNKATIERYIDGFNTLDHAQILSCLTDDVEWIMHGFFHHKGKEAFDAEIENPAFSGKPVITLTRMTEENDVVIAEGTVQARTKDGVILPLVFCDLFEMQNGKIRKLIGYIAQVKTAPEPA; encoded by the coding sequence ATGAGCAACAATAAGGCTACTATTGAACGGTATATTGATGGATTCAATACGCTGGACCATGCACAGATTCTCTCGTGCCTGACAGACGACGTGGAGTGGATTATGCACGGCTTTTTTCATCACAAAGGAAAAGAGGCATTCGATGCAGAAATTGAAAACCCTGCCTTCTCCGGGAAGCCGGTCATTACCCTGACACGAATGACCGAAGAAAATGATGTCGTGATTGCAGAAGGAACAGTACAGGCACGCACCAAAGACGGAGTGATCCTGCCACTCGTATTCTGCGATCTCTTTGAAATGCAAAACGGGAAAATCCGGAAGCTGATCGGATATATCGCGCAGGTCAAAACAGCACCTGAACCTGCATAG
- a CDS encoding VIT1/CCC1 transporter family protein, whose product MTVDVSAFERHRTQEHHGHRFGSYIREIVYGGNDGIVTTFAVVAGTMGADLPHTIVIILGLANLFADGLSMATGAYLSEKSQQAQRMRIRLEELQEIEDHPDMEREEVKHYLATLGFTGKDLDRAVAVVTSDKEQWADMMMVGEHGYVKGEESTPLLDGLMTFCSFVLFGSIPLIPYFLGVNPADRFSIAIFGTFVSLILLGAARSIVTREKLWRGPFEIVLVGALGAFVAYGVGVLLKSVGAGA is encoded by the coding sequence ATGACAGTCGACGTATCCGCTTTTGAACGGCATCGCACGCAGGAGCACCATGGCCATCGCTTTGGATCATATATCCGCGAAATTGTGTACGGTGGCAACGATGGCATCGTCACGACGTTTGCTGTAGTTGCAGGAACGATGGGGGCTGATCTCCCACATACGATTGTGATTATCCTCGGTCTCGCAAATCTCTTTGCGGACGGTCTTTCCATGGCAACGGGTGCGTACCTCTCTGAAAAATCCCAGCAGGCGCAACGCATGCGAATCCGCCTGGAGGAGCTGCAGGAAATTGAGGATCATCCGGACATGGAGCGCGAGGAAGTGAAGCACTATCTTGCGACACTCGGGTTTACAGGAAAGGACCTCGATCGTGCCGTCGCGGTTGTCACCAGCGACAAGGAGCAGTGGGCGGATATGATGATGGTCGGGGAGCATGGGTATGTAAAAGGAGAGGAGTCGACGCCGCTGCTGGATGGTCTCATGACGTTCTGTTCGTTTGTCTTGTTTGGCTCTATCCCTCTTATTCCTTATTTCCTGGGGGTAAATCCTGCAGACCGCTTTTCGATCGCCATTTTCGGTACATTTGTGTCATTGATTCTGTTGGGTGCCGCACGCAGTATTGTGACACGCGAAAAGCTCTGGCGCGGCCCCTTCGAAATTGTCCTTGTCGGAGCACTTGGTGCTTTCGTAGCCTACGGAGTCGGCGTGCTTTTGAAGTCGGTGGGGGCTGGAGCGTAA
- a CDS encoding SRPBCC family protein: MITPTQITIETTVHAPLEKAWECWNTPEHIMQWNHASDDWHSPSATVDLREGGTFTARMEAKDGSVGFDFGGTYTTVIDQKEIGYTMDDGRTVRITFDGHGDHTHVTETFDAESENPVEMQRAGWQSILDNFKTYTESQA; the protein is encoded by the coding sequence ATGATCACCCCCACCCAAATCACCATCGAAACCACCGTCCATGCACCCCTCGAAAAAGCATGGGAATGCTGGAATACGCCGGAGCACATCATGCAGTGGAACCATGCATCAGACGACTGGCATTCCCCCTCCGCAACGGTGGATCTGCGTGAAGGTGGAACATTTACTGCACGCATGGAAGCCAAAGATGGCAGCGTCGGGTTTGATTTTGGCGGTACCTATACAACTGTCATCGACCAGAAAGAGATTGGCTACACCATGGATGACGGACGCACAGTTCGCATCACCTTTGACGGACATGGCGACCATACGCATGTGACCGAAACGTTTGATGCAGAAAGCGAGAACCCTGTAGAAATGCAGAGGGCCGGTTGGCAGTCGATTCTGGATAACTTCAAGACGTATACCGAGTCGCAGGCATGA
- the dusB gene encoding tRNA dihydrouridine synthase DusB: MAFSWSTAARPIVALAPMAGVTDASYRQLIKKIAPETVVYTEFLSTDALAFGGKKTMKMMDFDPAIERPFIVQVFGHDPNHFLEAAKIIEQAGADGIDINMGCPAAKVVSSCHGAALIRKPELAAELVAATVKVVSIPVSVKTRLGWDTDETLIPFCQKLEEAGAQAFAIHGRTFQDKFTGKARWEKIYELKKAVKVPVIGNGDVYSAADALEKIGNLDGVMVGRGTFGNPWVMRDIVDALTLGKGSADSSAPRTFEEKIPMILEHCELAVKIKGEQKGMLEMRRHLASYVKGFDGASDMRQKLVRVETFAGAKEILFGR, encoded by the coding sequence ATGGCGTTTTCCTGGTCCACTGCCGCGCGCCCCATTGTTGCCCTCGCCCCCATGGCGGGTGTGACCGATGCATCGTACCGTCAGCTCATCAAAAAAATCGCACCGGAGACTGTGGTATACACAGAATTTTTAAGCACGGATGCGCTCGCGTTCGGTGGCAAGAAAACAATGAAAATGATGGACTTCGATCCCGCTATTGAGCGGCCGTTCATTGTGCAGGTGTTCGGGCATGATCCGAATCATTTCCTCGAAGCGGCAAAAATCATTGAACAGGCTGGTGCGGATGGTATCGATATCAATATGGGCTGTCCTGCAGCAAAGGTCGTGTCCTCGTGTCATGGTGCCGCGCTCATCCGCAAGCCGGAACTTGCTGCTGAGCTTGTTGCGGCAACCGTGAAAGTAGTCTCGATTCCGGTCAGCGTGAAGACGCGACTCGGGTGGGACACCGATGAAACACTGATTCCGTTCTGCCAAAAACTTGAAGAGGCAGGCGCACAGGCATTTGCGATCCACGGTCGCACCTTCCAGGATAAGTTCACGGGAAAGGCGCGCTGGGAGAAAATCTACGAACTCAAAAAAGCGGTGAAGGTCCCGGTTATCGGCAATGGTGATGTGTATTCTGCTGCAGATGCACTGGAAAAAATCGGCAATCTCGACGGTGTGATGGTCGGACGGGGGACATTCGGAAATCCGTGGGTGATGCGCGATATTGTCGATGCACTGACCCTCGGAAAAGGCTCGGCAGACTCTTCTGCACCACGCACATTTGAAGAAAAAATCCCGATGATCCTTGAGCACTGCGAACTTGCCGTCAAAATCAAAGGAGAACAGAAGGGGATGCTGGAAATGCGCCGGCACCTGGCTAGCTATGTGAAGGGATTTGATGGTGCATCCGACATGCGTCAGAAGCTGGTGCGTGTGGAGACGTTTGCAGGGGCGAAGGAGATTCTGTTCGGTCGGTAA
- a CDS encoding S1 RNA-binding domain-containing protein: protein MSPKTLVKEPVNALMEKLMEQSPAIFRPRPGELVEGIVVFRGKNKLLLDIQGVATGIISGRELRDSFNTFKELAVGDTVGALVLEDENDEGLVVLSLRMASQRKAWDRFHKLIEGERTMKFTAQEANKGGLIANIDGIRAFLPVSQLAPVNYPRVNNADSGEIINRLAKFIGHTFTVKIVTMDQEAGKIVVSERDAMAEERSKALEGLAIGAEKDGIISGIVKFGVFVTFDGLEGLVHISEIAWGHVKNPAEYAEMGDRVRVKVIGVDGDKLSLSIKQLTKDPWEEVAERYPVGKKVSGTVVRFADYGAFLRLEKDINGLVHLSEIAHHKVADPSEALTIGQKVEAQVINIDVDERRIGLSIKALQPIDKETLERIQREQAEEEAAKAKDSDDAKDSEEKLEGFVASKDGKKYYDANTAAAKKIKDENRVEFKTSEEAEAAGYTA from the coding sequence ATGTCCCCAAAAACACTCGTCAAAGAACCAGTGAACGCACTGATGGAGAAGCTCATGGAGCAGTCTCCTGCTATTTTCCGTCCGCGTCCGGGCGAACTTGTGGAAGGCATTGTCGTCTTCCGCGGGAAGAACAAACTCCTCCTCGATATCCAGGGTGTCGCTACCGGTATCATCTCTGGCCGCGAACTCCGCGATTCATTCAACACCTTCAAGGAACTGGCAGTCGGCGACACCGTCGGCGCACTGGTGCTTGAAGATGAAAACGATGAAGGACTCGTTGTTCTGAGCCTCCGCATGGCGTCTCAGCGCAAGGCATGGGATCGTTTCCACAAGCTGATTGAAGGAGAGCGCACCATGAAATTCACCGCTCAGGAAGCAAACAAGGGTGGTCTTATTGCCAACATCGACGGCATCCGCGCCTTCCTCCCGGTCTCTCAGCTCGCTCCGGTCAACTACCCGCGCGTCAACAACGCCGACTCCGGAGAAATCATCAACCGCCTCGCAAAGTTTATTGGTCACACCTTCACGGTCAAAATCGTGACGATGGATCAGGAAGCAGGAAAGATCGTTGTCTCTGAGCGTGACGCGATGGCTGAAGAGCGCTCCAAGGCTCTCGAAGGTCTCGCAATCGGCGCAGAGAAAGACGGTATCATTTCCGGTATTGTGAAATTCGGCGTCTTTGTGACCTTTGATGGTCTCGAAGGTCTCGTGCACATTTCTGAAATCGCCTGGGGCCATGTGAAGAACCCGGCTGAATACGCAGAAATGGGTGACCGCGTCCGCGTCAAAGTCATTGGCGTCGATGGCGACAAGCTCAGCCTCTCCATCAAGCAGCTCACGAAGGACCCATGGGAAGAGGTTGCTGAGCGCTACCCTGTTGGAAAGAAAGTATCCGGAACCGTCGTGCGCTTTGCAGACTACGGTGCCTTCCTCCGCCTGGAGAAGGACATCAACGGTCTCGTGCACCTCTCCGAAATCGCCCACCACAAAGTGGCTGATCCGTCCGAGGCCCTGACCATCGGTCAGAAGGTTGAAGCACAGGTCATCAACATTGATGTCGACGAACGCCGCATCGGTCTCTCCATCAAAGCTCTCCAGCCAATCGACAAAGAGACACTTGAGCGTATCCAGCGCGAACAGGCTGAGGAAGAGGCGGCAAAGGCAAAAGATTCCGACGATGCCAAGGATTCCGAGGAAAAATTGGAAGGCTTCGTAGCCAGCAAGGATGGCAAGAAGTACTACGATGCAAACACAGCGGCTGCAAAGAAGATCAAGGACGAGAACCGCGTGGAATTCAAGACTTCAGAAGAGGCAGAAGCAGCAGGTTACACTGCGTAA
- a CDS encoding HAD family phosphatase — protein MKAFIFDFDGVIVDSERHWKENASAFFPTIIPHWTPTDSGRMTGLGLQAGHELLMREYGLTMNYDEYMNHRTKLSVDANMEERIQIVPGIPALLDRLVAEDIPIAIGSSAHRPWIDRMLALLELTSYFPLICCANDVDERVKPAPDIYLLVAEKLKVDPKDCVVLEDSFYGVTAAKAAGMYCIGYRYDSNHEQNLDAADRIITTMDELTTGMLRSL, from the coding sequence ATGAAAGCATTCATTTTCGACTTCGACGGCGTGATTGTGGACAGCGAACGGCACTGGAAAGAGAATGCCTCCGCCTTTTTCCCGACCATCATCCCCCACTGGACCCCGACAGACAGCGGCCGCATGACCGGGCTTGGGCTGCAGGCCGGACATGAGTTGCTCATGCGCGAATATGGACTGACAATGAATTACGATGAGTACATGAATCACCGTACAAAACTATCGGTCGATGCCAACATGGAGGAAAGAATCCAGATCGTGCCGGGCATTCCCGCCCTTCTGGACCGACTGGTTGCAGAAGATATTCCAATCGCCATCGGATCATCAGCACATCGGCCATGGATTGACCGCATGCTTGCACTGCTGGAACTCACATCGTATTTCCCTCTTATCTGCTGCGCGAACGACGTGGATGAGCGCGTGAAACCGGCACCGGATATCTATTTGCTGGTTGCAGAAAAGCTGAAGGTAGACCCGAAAGACTGTGTTGTGCTGGAAGATTCATTCTATGGAGTCACTGCTGCAAAAGCCGCCGGCATGTACTGCATCGGCTATCGATATGACTCAAATCATGAACAGAATCTTGATGCCGCAGACAGGATCATCACCACTATGGATGAGCTGACTACAGGCATGCTCCGATCACTCTGA